The following proteins are encoded in a genomic region of Liolophura sinensis isolate JHLJ2023 chromosome 7, CUHK_Ljap_v2, whole genome shotgun sequence:
- the LOC135471104 gene encoding choline transporter-like protein 1 — translation MSCCGYNTVTPVKSDNSNEEHKDFEGPLKNRYCRDIIFLLLFVAYLGFMIYTTAVALHKGDAFRIVYGVDSWGNTCDRPNAVIDGARYSGRDMTGLKYSFYFNPAIFSGSGKSVVICTNACPEVNITSVADLQTLANQGTKLCRYDVAVSAYHNGQSDGLGSCPKLPLEETGEVLRRCVPKSNADALNSISQSLTSLLNTIDTNFAEKCVNDLERTWREIIYLCLIAFGLALAMLIFLRFFAGVIIWIMVIALGLGCLIATIFCWYTYAVLNASVNAKTSPTTAEQDEVRNWLIGAICATIIAAIILLVLLVLRSRIALVVQLFKEAGKAIGSVPFILAQPIWTLIILSGTVAGLIFVFMYIETASTPTVDDTNGHVTFTPNTDMQVYRWFFILGILWITEFIVASQEVVIASSVAIWFFTRDKSTLRTPILTSIYRLIRYHLGSVAIGSLIIALVKFARLILSYIEGKIRGKVGCVAVFCLKCLRCCLWCFEKALKFLNRNAYIVMAIHGYSFCKSARRAFSIIVSNALRMVAINCVGDFVLFLGKVGTVAAVACVGIELFKSRTDINYIWLPITMSCIFAYFIAGCFLDVYEMAIDTVFVCFAEDCEMNNGVTRPYFMSVGLMRFVENSRQAIAIAERREHKS, via the exons ATGAGTTGCTGTGGGTATAACACTGTCACTCCCGTGAAG TCTGATAATTCCAACGAAGAGCACAAAGATTTTGAAGGGCCACTCAAAAACCGCTACTGTCGCGATATTATATTTCTGCTGCTCTTTGTTGCATATCTTGGATTTATG ATTTACACCACTGCCGTGGCGCTTCACAAAGGAGACGCCTTCCGGATTGTCTACGGGGTCGACAGCTGGGGAAACACGTGCGACCGACCAAATGCCGTCATAGATGGCGCCAGGTATTCAGGACGAGATATGACTGGTCTGAA ATATTCATTTTACTTCAATCCAGCGATATTCAGTGGAAGTGGCAAGTCAGTCGTGATATGTACTAACGCGTGTCCGGAAGTTAACATCACCAGCGTCGCCGATCTGCAAACGCTCGCCAACCAGGGTACAAAACTCTGCCGATATGACGTGGCCGTCAGTGCTTACCACAACGGACAGTCAGACGGTCTTGGCTCTTGTCCAAAACTACCATTGGAAGAAAC AGGGGAGGTTCTCCGGCGGTGTGTACCCAAGTCAAATGCTGATGCGTTGAACTCTATAAGCCAGTCCCTGACCAGTCTACTCAACACTATTGACACCAACTTCGCTGAG aaatgtgtGAACGACCTGGAAAGAACCTGGAGAGAGATAATCTACTTGTGTTTGATTGCCTTCG GCCTGGCCCTGGCTATGTTGATCTTTCTCCGGTTTTTCGCTGGAGTCATCATCTGGATAATGGTTATTGCTTTGGGTCTGGGATGTCTTATTGCCACAATATTTTGTTG GTACACCTACGCCGTGCTTAATGCGTCAGTGAATGCCAAAACGTCCCCAACAACCGCGGAACAAGACGAAGTTCGGAACTGGTTGATTGGGGCTATTTGTGCCACAATCATCGCC GCTATCATACTGTTGGTGTTGCTCGTATTACGGTCCAGAATTGCTCTG GTTGTTCAGCTTTTTAAGGAAGCCGGAAAGGCGATCGGTAGTGTGCCCTTCATACTGGCGCAGCCCATCtgg ACTCTTATCATCTTATCCGGAACAGTAGCTGGCCTAATCTTCGTCTTCATGTACATTGAAACAGCCA GTACGCCAACGGTTGATGACACAAATGGCCACGTGACTTTCACGCCAAACACTGACATGCAG GTTTACAGGTGGTTTTTCATCTTGGGCATACTGTGGATTACAGAGTTCATCGTCGCCAGTCAAGAGGTCGTCATCGCCAGCTCGGTAGCCATCTGGTTTTTCACTAG AGACAAGTCCACTCTGAGGACGCCGATCTTGACGTCAATTTACCGCCTTATCAG ATATCACCTTGGCTCCGTGGCGATCGGTTCTCTTATCATTGCTCTCGTCAAGTTCGCCCGCTTGATCCTTTCGTACATCGAGGGGAA GATACGTGGCAAAGTGGGGTGTGTTGCAGTATTCTGTCTGAAATGCTTGCGGTGCTGTCTGTGGTGTTTTGAGAAGGCCCTGAAATTTCTGAACAGAAATGCTTACATTGTTATGG CTATCCACGGCTACAGCTTTTGTAAATCCGCAAGGCGGGCGTTTAGCATAATAGTCTCCAACGCTTTACGGATGGTGGCCATAAACTGTGTGGGAGACTTCGTCCTGTTCCTGGGGAAGGTGGGCACAGTGGCAGCCGTGGCCTGTGTCGGTATTGAACTGTTCAAG TCACGAACAGACATCAACTATATCTGGTTGCCGATCACCATGTCTTGTATTTTTGCTTATTTCATCGCTGGATGTTTCCTAGATGTTTATGAG ATGGCTATCGACactgtatttgtgtgttttgcTGAAGATTGCGAAATGAACAACGGCGTGACCAGACCCTACTTTATGAGTGTTGGACTTATG AGATTTGTGGAAAACAGCCGACAAGCGATTGCGATAGCTGAAAGAAGGGAGCACAAGTCCTAA